Proteins encoded together in one uncultured Sphaerochaeta sp. window:
- a CDS encoding glycoside hydrolase family 13 protein, giving the protein MVSTTWKQSIDSNVSALYVQPLYPKQGEMVSVSIQVDSSNTIKQVRLVSFQLGREMQIVLDKVQEGSRTLYKGSFKLVDTSAYWYFFLVTDERAYSYSKVGVKASVPPLAECFHLVSDLVPVTWVGSGLCYQVFPDRFRKGDLSVGAREGQYRFDGGEVTIHGFDEIPLEFEEGRCLDFFNGDLKGIEDAIDHFKSLGVTVLYLNPIGMSRTTHRYDCTDFFHVDEKLGGDEAFAHLCEALHKEGIRVVVDISINHTGTEHPWYKKALSDPSSKEATYYYINEDGSVAFWQDVETLPQLNYNSEELRDLIYRSPDSVLRSFLRKPYLQDGWRLDVASEVGRRGDDQLCEEIWREVRQAVKKENNQAYLVGEDWVDSTPFLQGDMWDATMNYLGSSRPMRSWMGEKDRYMADGWGQNPGTTRAFNGIEFAQALQSHLQSMPQQMLSMQMNLINSHDTPRLYAHQEIFDFSLYAGIVKLLYVLPGMPNIYYGEEIALPGPYGSVESARYPMQWDQEQWNKDFFSLYSRLGQFRSAHADTLAHGAWKLLYSDEYSLCFVRYTNHEAIFCILGKHEMPTTITLDNTLLQITCFNGCDAERAIVHTHMIEVSLKERDSLLLVGKR; this is encoded by the coding sequence ATGGTCAGTACAACCTGGAAGCAATCAATCGATAGCAACGTCTCCGCCCTGTATGTCCAACCGCTCTACCCAAAACAGGGTGAGATGGTGAGCGTTTCAATACAGGTAGATTCTTCCAACACGATCAAACAAGTAAGATTGGTGAGTTTCCAGCTTGGACGTGAGATGCAGATTGTACTGGATAAGGTGCAGGAAGGGTCTCGCACATTGTACAAAGGCTCCTTCAAGCTGGTGGATACATCAGCCTATTGGTATTTCTTCCTGGTTACGGATGAAAGAGCGTATTCCTATAGCAAGGTGGGCGTGAAAGCCTCTGTTCCTCCACTTGCAGAATGTTTCCATTTGGTCAGTGACCTGGTCCCCGTAACGTGGGTGGGCAGTGGCCTCTGTTACCAAGTGTTTCCTGATCGATTCCGTAAAGGAGACCTGTCCGTTGGTGCCAGAGAAGGACAATACAGGTTTGATGGGGGAGAGGTCACCATACACGGTTTTGATGAAATACCCCTCGAGTTCGAGGAGGGGCGATGCCTCGATTTCTTCAATGGTGACCTAAAAGGTATTGAGGATGCCATTGACCATTTCAAGAGTCTTGGCGTAACGGTTCTCTATCTTAATCCCATCGGGATGAGCAGAACCACTCATCGCTATGACTGCACCGATTTCTTTCATGTAGATGAGAAGCTCGGTGGAGATGAGGCTTTTGCCCACCTCTGTGAGGCGCTCCATAAGGAAGGAATTCGCGTAGTAGTCGATATTTCAATCAATCATACAGGAACTGAACATCCCTGGTACAAGAAAGCTCTCTCTGATCCATCAAGCAAGGAAGCCACCTATTATTACATCAATGAGGATGGCTCTGTAGCGTTCTGGCAAGATGTCGAGACGCTACCGCAACTTAATTACAATAGCGAAGAACTCCGTGATTTGATCTACCGTAGCCCTGATTCCGTATTGCGTTCTTTTCTTAGGAAGCCCTACCTCCAGGACGGTTGGAGGCTTGATGTTGCAAGTGAGGTCGGACGGAGGGGCGATGATCAGTTGTGCGAGGAGATCTGGAGGGAAGTACGACAAGCGGTCAAGAAAGAGAATAATCAAGCATACTTAGTAGGAGAGGACTGGGTGGATTCCACCCCATTCCTACAAGGTGATATGTGGGATGCAACCATGAACTACCTGGGAAGCAGCCGTCCGATGAGAAGCTGGATGGGGGAGAAAGACCGGTACATGGCAGATGGCTGGGGACAGAATCCTGGGACGACGAGAGCATTCAATGGGATTGAGTTTGCACAAGCGCTGCAAAGCCATCTGCAGTCAATGCCACAACAGATGCTGAGCATGCAGATGAATCTGATCAATAGTCATGATACCCCTCGCCTCTATGCACATCAGGAGATCTTTGACTTTTCTCTTTATGCAGGAATTGTGAAGTTGTTGTATGTGCTTCCCGGTATGCCGAATATCTATTATGGGGAGGAAATTGCGCTTCCTGGCCCGTACGGATCAGTTGAATCCGCTCGCTATCCCATGCAGTGGGACCAAGAACAGTGGAACAAGGATTTCTTCTCACTCTATTCACGGCTTGGACAGTTCCGCTCAGCTCATGCTGATACCCTTGCCCATGGTGCTTGGAAGCTACTCTATAGCGATGAATACTCTCTTTGTTTTGTTCGCTATACGAACCATGAGGCAATTTTCTGTATCTTGGGAAAGCATGAGATGCCAACAACCATTACATTAGACAATACGCTGTTGCAAATCACCTGCTTTAACGGTTGTGATGCGGAGAGGGCGATTGTTCACACCCACATGATAGAGGTTTCTCTGAAAGAAAGAGATTCATTACTTCTGGTTGGTAAGCGGTAA